The following are from one region of the Juglans regia cultivar Chandler chromosome 10, Walnut 2.0, whole genome shotgun sequence genome:
- the LOC109001875 gene encoding protein CROWDED NUCLEI 1-like has translation MMFATPQKKVWPASSLTPRSGAHKIVTGSGLNPDSGDATAGKGKGLVAFFEPTATPNSGLVLQNSGNDMFFEAAGDPQSLAENILKLENELFDYQYNMGLLLIEKKEWTSKYEDLKQALAEGKDALKQEQNAYLISISEVEKREENLRKALGVEKECVLGLEKALHEMRSENAEIKFTADSKLAEATALVTSLEEKSLEVEAKLHAADAKFAEVSRKSSEIERKSHELETREVALQRDRLSFISDRESYDSTLSKQREDLRNWERNLQEGEERLAKGQRILNQREERENEKERIFKQREKVLEEEQKKIDAAHSSLKKKEDDIRSRLTNLTLKEKEFDAMRTNLEMKEEELLALEEKLNAREKAEIQKLLDEHNAILDAKKRDFELEIDQKRKSVDGELKNKVVEVEKMGAEVNHMEEKIAHREQALEKRLEKLQEREKDHESKLKDLKEREKSIRSEEKNLENEKKQVFADKEDLLSFKAEVEKTRVDNDVQLLNIRKEQDLLQVSEEERSEYVRLQSELKQEIDNYRLQKEQLLKEAEDLKLQKETFESEWDELDVKRAEIEKELKKVTEQKEEVEKLKHSEEERLKNEKLVTREYIERELEDLKLAKESFAAQIDHEKLVNAEKAKSERMQMLHDLELQKRELETDMQNQMEEKEKNLHEREKLFQEEKERQLDNINYLREVARREMEGIKLQRIKLEKERQEAEENRKHLERQQVEMRKDIDELADLSRKLKDQRKQFIKERRRFISFVEKLKSCQGCGQIISEFELSDLQSLVEIENAPLPRLANIHTKEGGHGSTVVSEMQNIEISPVVGGSRSPVSGGTVSWLRKCTSKIFNFSPSKMIEPASVQNLMEAPLCCQSVDMEEPSKRVSSTEKPTDLSLGVATDSVHVPKIPSDNSMREVEINQDPLADYHSNINCKALEVTEDSQPSDLDGGQRKLSKRGRPRVYRTRSVKAVVNEANAILGEDLEPNESDYTNGNAEDSAYNDAESHGDSGLDDKRLPRNTRKRNHAHTSQVNGDKHGGEDSEGRSDSNVGGQHKKRRQKIPPAVQTPGEKRYNLRRPRTAVSSARAQPDLHKENKDDTDRVRVTGEDILLSRAAPTHSIGAASENEGSTHFVQCERISDTQVGDSDTIKNLVENTAVSEEVNRTPEGAGKYGDVDEYRSESLGEDAPRVDIVDGEEDDDDEEYEHPGEVSVRKRLWTFFTT, from the exons ATGATGTTCGCGACGCCTCAGAAGAAGGTGTGGCCTGCTTCGTCTCTTACCCCCAGAAGCGGCGCCCACAAGATCGTAACCGGGTCGGGGTTGAATCCGGATTCCGGTGACGCCACAGCTGGCAAGGGGAAGGGCCTCGTTGCTTTTTTTGAACCCACTGCAACGCCAAATTCGGGTTTGGTACTGCAGAATTCTGGAAATGATATGTTCTTCGAGGCGGCGGGTGACCCGCAATCGCTGGCCGAGAacattttgaaacttgaaaacgAG CTTTTCGACTACCAGTACAATATGGGGCTTCTCTTGATTGAGAAAAAGGAGTGGACTTCTAAGTATGAAGATCTTAAGCAAGCATTAGCAGAAGGAAAGGATGCCCTCAAACAAGAGCAAAATGCCTATTTAATTTCAATATCTGAAGTTGAGAAGCGAGAggagaatttgagaaaagcccTGGGTGTTGAGAAGGAGTGTGTGCTTGGT CTCGAGAAGGCTTTGCATGAAATGCGTTCGGAGAATGCAGAAATCAAGTTTACCGCTGATTCTAAGTTGGCTGAAGCAACTGCATTAGTCACTAGCCTTGAAGAGAAATCTTTGGAGGTAGAGGCAAAATTGCATGCTGCTGATGCCAAGTTTGCTGAGGTGAGCAGAAAGAGTTCAGAAATTGAGAGAAAATCACACGAATTGGAGACTCGAGAAGTTGCACTTCAGAGGGACCGCTTATCCTTCATTTCGGA CCGAGAATCTTATGATTCTACTTTATCTAAGCAAAGAGAGGACTTGCGAAATTGGGAAAGAAATTTgcaagaaggagaagaaaggcTGGCCAAGGGTCAAAGAATTCTTAACCAAAGAGAGGAGAGGGAAAATGAGAAGGAGAGGATTTTCAAGCAGAGAGAAAAGGTGCTTGAAGAGGAACAGAAAAAGATTGATGCAGCCCACAGTAGcctgaaaaagaaagaagatgataTAAGAAGCAGGCTTACAAATTTAACTTTGAAAGAGAAG GAATTTGATGCCATGAGAACGAACTTAGAGATGAAAGAGGAGGAGTTACTTGCATTAGAAGAAAAGCTGAATGCTAGAGAAAAA GCGGAGATTCAGAAGCTTCTTGATGAACACAATGCCATTCTGGATGCAAAGAAGCGTGATTTTGAGTTGgaaattgatcaaaagagaaaaTCCGTGGATGGCGAATTAAAAAACAAGGTGGTTGAAGTGGAGAAGATGGGAGCAGAAGTTAATCACATGGAGGAGAAAATTGCACATAGAGAGCAGGCATTGGAAAAGAGATTGGAAAAGCTACAGGAGAGAGAAAAGGACCATGAATCCAAATTGAAAGATCTGAAGGAAAGGGAGAAGTCCATCAGATCCGAGGAGAAGAAtttggagaatgagaagaaacaAGTGTTTGCTGATAAAGAAGATTTGCTTAGTTTTAAGGCTGAAGTTGAGAAGACAAGGGTTGACAATGATGTGCAGTTATTGAACATACGGAAAGAGCAGGATCTGCTTCAAGTAAGTGAAGAAGAGAGATCAGAATATGTTCGCTTGCAGTCAGAGCTAAAACAGGAAATAGATAACTACAGGCTTCAGAAAGAACAACTTTTGAAGGAGGCTGAAGATTTAAAGTTGCAAAAGGAGACTTTTGAGAGTGAGTGGGATGAGCTGGATGTGAAAAGAGCTGAGATTGAGAAAGAACTGAAAAAAGTGACTGAACAGAAGGAAGAAGTTGAAAAACTAAAACACTCTGAAGAAGAAAGGCTGAAAAATGAGAAGCTGGTGACACGGGAGTATATAGAAAGGGAGCTGGAAGATCTTAAATTGGCCAAAGAATCTTTTGCAGCTCAAATTGATCATGAGAAGTTAGTAAATGCTGAAAAAGCCAAAAGTGAGAGAATGCAAATGCTTCATGATCTTGAGCTACAGAAAAGAGAACTTGAGACTGATATGCAGAATCAGATggaggagaaggaaaagaacTTGCACGAGAGGGAGAAGTTATTtcaggaagaaaaagagagacaaCTAGACAATATTAATTACTTAAGAGAAGTAGCTAGGAGAGAAATGGAAGGAATAAAACTTCAGAGgattaaattagaaaaagaaagacaagaaGCCGAAGAAAACAGAAAGCATCTTGAAAGGCAACAAGTGGAAATGCGAAAGGATATTGATGAGCTTGCTGACCTTAGCAGGAAGTTGAAAGATCAGCGCAAACAATTTATTAAGGAGAGACGACGCTTTATTTCATTTGTTGAAAAACTCAAGAGTTGTCAGGGCTGTGGTCAAATCATTTCTGAGTTTGAGCTGTCTGACTTACAATCTTTAGTGGAAATTGAGAATGCACCTCTGCCAAGACTGGCTAATATTCACACAAAAGAAGGTGGTCATGGAAGTACGGTTGTTTCTGAGATGCAAAACATTGAGATATCTCCAGTTGTAGGTGGCTCAAGATCTCCAGTTTCTGGTGGAACTGTATCTTGGCTACGCAAATGCACCTCcaagatttttaatttctcCCCAAGTAAAATGATTGAGCCTGCTTCTGTTCAAAATTTGATGGAGGCACCTTTGTGTTGCCAGAGTGTTGATATGGAAGAACCATCCAAGAGAGTTTCTAGCACTGAAAAACCTACAGACCTATCACTTGGTGTGGCGACTGATTCTGTTCATGTGCCGAAGATCCCATCTGACAACAGCATGAGAGAGGTAGAAATCAACCAAGATCCTTTGGCTGATTATCATAGCAACATCAATTGTAAGGCACTGGAAGTTACAGAAGATTCCCAGCCGTCTGATTTGGATGGTGGTCAGCGAAAACTTAGCAAAAGAGGGAGGCCTAGAGTTTATAGAACACGCTCCGTGAAGGCTGTTGTCAACGAGGCTAATGCTATACTTGGGGAAGATTTAGAACCAAATGAGAGCGATTATACTAATGGGAATGCTGAAGATTCTGCCTATAATGATGCTGAAAGTCATGGGGATTCTGGTCTTGATGATAAAAGACTTCCAAGAAATACCAGGAAGCGGAACCATGCTCATACATCTCAAGTCAACGGGGACAAGCATGGTGGTGAAGATAGTGAAGGGCGTTCAGATAGTAATGTGGGAGGCCAGCACAAAAAAAGGAGACAGAAAATTCCTCCAGCTGTTCAAACCCCAGGTGAAAAACGATATAATCTCCGGAGACCCAGAAC TGCTGTCTCATCTGCTAGAGCCCAACCTGACCTTCACAAAGAAAACAAGGATGATACTGATCGAGTTAGAGTGACAGGGGAGGACATTCTTTTGTCTAGAGCTGCTCCCACACATTCAATTGGAGCTGCTAGTGAGAATGAAGGAAGCACTCACTTTGTGCAG TGTGAGAGAATTTCAGACACTCAGGTTGGCGATTCTGATACAATAAAAAATCTGGTTGAGAACACTGCTGTGAGTGAAGAGGTGAATAGGACACCAGAAGGGGCAGGGAAGTATGGTGATGTAGATGAGTACAGGAGCGAATCCCTTGGTGAAGATGCTCCCCGGGTTGATATTGTGGATGGGgaggaggatgatgatgatgaagagtaTGAACATCCTGGTGAAGTCTCAGTAAGAAAGAGGCTCTGGACTTTCTTCACTACGTAA